The sequence tgatttttaattttttgtcatctCCTCTCCAAACTTGTCCTTTCCAATGGAGCCAATGTAACCAGTTGCACCATTACATTTGGAGCATCCACTGggagagacaaaaaaaagagaccAGGGTAGAGAGAATCAATCAATtctatttcataaaaatttagcttaacaaaaatgaataattttttcttagaaATATGAAACCAGACCTGAGCAACTTTGATTGAATTCCAATGTAGCACCTAAAGTGACACGATATGATTTCAATTTCCCATTACAAGACAGATAAGAACACCATTACATGTAGGTATCTTCCATAAAGACATATTAGTAGCAGTATCAATAGCCATTCATGTCAATGTGAAAAGAGACATTACGAAGAAGTTCCTCTCAATCTTCTACCAACTCCTTCATCATCTGGATGCCTCAAAACAAGCATCACTTTCTAGCAAGGTTTTCACTTAGGCCACTATGTCAGGCACTTGGCTGTGAAATTCAAAAGAAAGAGAGTCTCTAGCTTCTTTTAATGACAGTATCACTCTTGAAATCCTAAATCCTCAGGTTTTACAttcatttacattttctataggGGTGCAAGTAcaagggaaaaatataaagaaatggaagacCTGAGCAAGCAAGAAGAATCTCGTCAAGAAAGAATCATTAAAGCTAAAGAGAATCTCGCTGCTACTGAAGCAGAACTTGAAAACCTGCCGCCATATGAACCTCCAAAAAATGACGAAATCAACAACATTTCTACCCAATGATTGATTTTATCTGGCGGCGTGGGTTATGATGTGAGTTTATGGACATATAGTTGTTGGAGACTTGAACCACTTTCAATATATAGAGCTGATTTTGTGGTTAACTGTCTTGAGGCATCTTGAAAGAGTTATGGTCTCTTGGCTGCCCATTTTCAAAGTTTATTAGTGATGGAGGGACAAATCCAGCTTCAAATCCATATTTGCTATTGTCTTACAAAAATGAAGAGTGCGTACATTTTTAAATCTAACATGAAGCACTAAACAAGGCAATTAATCATGTTCCATTGGCTATATTAGTTAGGTAAAATTGGGCAGAAAGGCAATCActttaagactttttttttttttttagtgacgtAAACTCTTGTTTAATTAATAGTTCAATGCATATTTCATTTCCAATGGTAATGtgaggataatttttttttttgaacaaagttTCTTGGTACTGTAACTCCCTCCAAAATCACAGTTTACATTTTTCTGACTTTCTACCCCGCATGCATTTATCCATAGTTATAACTATGGAAACTTTGAAAACTCTTTTCACAACTAATGAATGTCCATAGTTATAACTAATGAATGTCGGGAAAATTATTAATTCCAATGTTAATTTGAATAGATAgagtaagcaaacaaaataataatgagaATGACAGTTTTCACTCTTAAACTATTGCAAATATAGTAAAACGCATAAAtagaatataatatttttattcttaaaggCATAAACATAATGCACAACATTAAGAAGAGGATATTATGATagcaaaaaataattgtataacATAGACTGcgttaattaaaatttgaacattGTAAGACGAAACATTCTACTGGTCAATAGAATGTTCTTTTTTACTTGGTGGAAGGCCTGCCTTGATCAtgagttaattatttttttaccatattataagacaaataaaatataatttatttgattaGGGGCTTAGGCCATTGCCTAAATAGCCCAATGcctgattaaaaaaaaggcgatgaaaaaaaattatagttgacATTAGAATAAGGAGGTTTATTGCTATTAATACCATTAATCTTGGTATGAAGAATTCAATTTGTATGAATTAAAATATGGAGGTACAAACCCCATTGCATAACCAAAGATTTCATAACCAGCAAGAGACTATTGGTGAGgtaacaaaaaaatcaaactaagaaaaaaaattatatctccTTCGGAACTGTTAATGTTTTCTTAAGTCCAAAAAAactagaaacaaaataaaagaaaaacgaaTACACAAAAGATCAAGTaaggggggggggagggggagcaCCTGAGGATCAAATCATTATAGAACTTGAATAAATGGAAACTAAAGAGTTCACAACTAAAccacattttgaaaaaaaaaaaaaaaaaaaaacctagttgAATATAGTAAAAATTCTAAGCAGAaggaaagaaattaattaataaaacacaaaaggggaaaaggggaaaaaaatcaattggcaaGCCCTCCTTACAGAAAGATATGGTAACAACCCAGACAGCCTTTCAAATCTTTGCTCAGGAGGAAGCATGCTTTCAATATTCACTGCTGCCATCTTCACTAGATCACCTAATGTCACGACAGTAGACAATGATATATCAGAAATCAAGAAATTTGGGACTGCAACAACTGACAGCTTATAAAAACacggagaaaatagtaaaataggcaTAAGTTTCTAACTATATAATTAGTTGTTACGGTTTGCAAACTATAtcttttactagcatctcgagtataagagactcgattttgggtctaaaaatcgagtttttgagggTCGATTTTTAATATCTGATGTGGCAATTTTTCCTACGTGGAGtctacctgaaaatcgagtctctaacaCTCGATTTACCAGCCAAAACATTTTCAGATCTAAGTTCTGTTCCCTAAAATACACAATCACCAAAACCCACCTATCTCAAATCAAAATCCATCCACCACCGATCACAACTGAGCataacccataaaaaaaaaaaaaaaaccaacgtcCCCAGGTCTGGGCGACCCAGGCTGCGCTACCTGGGCGCGCGGATGGGCGACCCAGGCCGATCGCCCAGGTCGCGCGACCCAGGACCGCGCGCCCAGGTAGCGCGGCCTGGGTCGCGCAGGCGCAGGTCCGCGCAACCTGGGCGCGCGGCCCAGGTCGCGCGACCCTAGTCCGCGCGACCCGGGCCGCGCGCCCGGGTCGCGCGGACTGCGCTGCGCGACCCAGGCCGCGCTACCTGGGCGCGCGGACCTGGGTCGCGCTACCTGGGCGAGCGCGGCCTGGGTCGCCCGGACCTGGGTCGCCTGGACCTGGGTCGCACTATCTGGGCGCGGCGGCGAGTCTGTGGCAGCgtggaggaggaagaaatgAGCCATGGAGAGGAagtgaggaagaaagaagcaaaggGAGAGCTCAGATGTGAAACGGAGAAAAATAAGGAGATATAAGATGTaaatcaagtctctaagactcgatttccaactaGATGCCACATGAAAAATATGCCACATCAGATGAAattagaccataaaaatcgactctcaaaaactcgatttatagacccaaaatcgagtctcttagactcgagatgctagtaaaagaTATAGTTTGCAAACCGTAACAACTAATTATATAGTTAGAAACTTAtgcctattttactattttctcctaAAAACACATTAAAACTATAAAAGTAATAATTCCCGCAGATTTTATAGAGCTGATTTCAACAACATAAATTTCATTTACAGTAGAAGACAACCTAGGGTTAATCTATGTTAACCATGGTGTAGAAGCACTCACAAGAGAAAGAGGTGGACAAACAAAGGCTGCAGAGAGCAGACATATGTATAACATAGACATTACATTATCATATAAATTAATGGCTGAAAATTCACAAGTTAAAGAAGCATTTGCTACCTATTCAATAGATTAGGCCAGTATGGATTAAAATGCAGTTCAGCGGCAGGTTTTTCCCTTGGTTTGGTCAACTATGAGTATTTATAGTAGCAAGacaaaaactaaattatgatttcaaaatatacatTTAAAAGTACGtcattcaaattaataatttttaagtttatgaaTACTGAAATAAACTTAGATGATTAAGTTTTTATGATCAAGATAGcaataatatgaaaaaagaattgCTATCAAAATTGACCTATAGCTCATAATAGGAGAACCAAAGATCACATCAATGGAATTCATATTTATTAGACCATAGTAATTAATTACTTAATATGCGTTGTTCCTAATACTGACCGACATAGTGAATTTGTTAAATTAGCAATAACTTATCCAATTTTTACACACAATGAAGAACTCTACAAGTAGAAATGATGGGGACAGATCGGTACCCATAATAGCGCTAAGATAGGGAACTGCACTGTGCAGTCCATTGGGCATAGTCCCCAGGAGAAGAAAAAGTGGCTGCAGCTGAGACCTGGCAAATGATGTTGCTAAAACAAAATACCAAAAGGTCAGGATTTCTCAAATGATAACCATTGATCATCAACCAGAAACATacatgattatatatattaaaaacaatGAACTGTTTATGAGGAATCTAACGAGGATTGGATATATGTATAACTAGGTCAATC comes from Castanea sativa cultivar Marrone di Chiusa Pesio chromosome 3, ASM4071231v1 and encodes:
- the LOC142628716 gene encoding phytyl ester synthase 1, chloroplastic-like, whose amino-acid sequence is MASQQAKDPQLTYNHSHCQGLVKLVEEIVRFEHASYIDKPIHLVAYDYFGGCLPLAVASCNPAIDLVIHISNPPTSFARSQLQPLFLLLGTMPNGLHSAVPYLSAIMGDLVKMAAVNIESMLPPEQRFERLSGLLPYLSVRRACQLIFFPFSPFVFY